The proteins below come from a single Rosa rugosa chromosome 2, drRosRugo1.1, whole genome shotgun sequence genomic window:
- the LOC133731098 gene encoding G-type lectin S-receptor-like serine/threonine-protein kinase At1g67520, giving the protein MAVVIKLTVICSLNLFFLIFAISWTCHEAVTDTLKPGDTMNSSSFLVSAKGKFTLGFHVINPNSKSSYLAIWQNYLNTWQKRSKSHVWIANRYSPIVFPLGVLTLDVNKTLKIMHKGGDPVVLYPASETASINSISSVVATLLDSGNFIMQELNSDGSMKRLLWQSFDYPTHTLLPGMKVGVNHRNGHIWSISSWSSVYWPAPGPFTLVWDPNGRELKIKRRGVVYWTSGIFRDGQFEFMKPYDELDTLRYKFSIVSNENGDYFTYTTASVNQSHKPEWVLNILGQFLELEGNVIAPADQCYGFNTDGGCQRRHYPSCRHFGDTFVETHGYFKSLTSNQTIKLDLNTSLTLGDCKEACWEDCDCLGFLSLFDNQTGCKFWVGNWVFISHDLFGYSTPKLFILSELSPNDTKRADTANEESDTNRWIWIGTCIASALLVMVLCILCYLLRRKSLLSGKFRKRQRKIDTELLDLVQSDQSFIVKGLPNDEKVGQRNLGVYTYASVLTATSNFSEENKLGEGGFGPVYRGKSVTGRDIAVKRLSRCSGQGALEFKNELILISELQHTNLVQLLGFCIHGEERMLIYEYMPNKSLDYFLFDSTRAMVLDWNKRFSIILDGIAQGLLYLHKYSRVRVIHRDLKASNILLDENMIPKISDFGMARIFSHNEPQANTNRVVGTYGYMSPEYAMRGTFSIKSDIYSFGVMMLEIISGRKNNSFHNDDRVLNIVGYAWELWKDGRGLELMDPTLSDSCIEDQFLRCIHVGLLCVEENAVDRPTISDIISMLTNESISLPVPTKPAFCIERKVVRAGIDGNGSEIISVNGMCSSEFEAR; this is encoded by the exons ATGGCTGTCGTAATTAAATTAACGGTGATCTGCAGTCTCAACTTGTTCTTCCTCATTTTTGCAATCTCGTGGACTTGTCATGAGGCAGTAACGGACACACTCAAACCAGGGGACACTATGAATTCCTCAAGTTTCTTAGTTTCTGCAAAGGGGAAGTTCACTTTGGGTTTCCATGTAATTAATCCAAATTCCAAGTCCAGTTACCTAGCTATATGGCAGAACTACCTAAATACATGGCAGAAGAGAAGTAAAAGTCACGTATGGATTGCCAACAGATACTCACCAATAGTATTCCCTCTGGGAGTCCTGACATTGGACGTCAATAAAACATTGAAAATTATGCACAAAGGTGGGGATCCTGTGGTGCTTTACCCTGCTTCTGAAACTGCCAGTATTAACAGTATTAGTAGTGTTGTGGCTACTCTAttggattctggaaattttatcATGCAAGAACTGAACTCTGACGGATCAATGAAGCGTTTACTGTGGCAAAGTTTTGATTATCCTACACACACCCTTTTGCCCGGCATGAAAGTAGGAGTTAACCATAGAAATGGCCACATTTGGTCGATTTCATCATGGTCAAGTGTGTATTGGCCAGCACCAGGGCCTTTCACCCTTGTTTGGGACCCTAATGGACGTGAACTGAAAATCAAGCGACGAGGGGTGGTTTATTGGACGAGTGGAATCTTTAGAGATGGGCAATTCGAATTTATGAAACCTTATGATGAATTGGATACTCTCAGGTATAAGTTTAGCATTGTTTCAAATGAGAATGGAGACTACTTCACTTACACTACTGCTAGTGTAAATCAAAGTCATAAACCGGAATGGGTGCTAAACATCTTGGGGCAATTCCTTGAATTAGAAGGAAATGTTATTGCACCAGCAGATCAGTGTTATGGCTTTAACACTGATGGAGGGTGCCAGAGGCGGCACTATCCCAGTTGCAGACATTTTGGTGACACATTTGTGGAAACGCATGGTTACTTCAAATCACTCACATCCAATCAGACAATTAAGCTTGACTTAAATACAAGTCTCACCCTTGGTGATTGTAAGGAAGCTTGTTGGGAAGATTGTGACTGTCTTGGATTCCTGTCTCTCTTCGATAATCAGACTGGATGCAAATTTTGGGTTGGAAACTGGGTCTTTATTTCACATGACCTCTTTGGTTATAGTACCCCAAAACTTTTTATCCTATCTGAGTTATCTCCCAATG ATACTAAGAGAGCAGATACAGCCAATGAAGAATCAGATACTAACAGATGGATATGGATTGGTACTTGCATAGCTAGTGCTCTGTTGGTAATGGTCCTTTGCATCTTGTGTTATCTCCTAagaagaaaatctctcctttCAGGTAAATTCC GGAAACGCCAGCGAAAGATTGATACGGAATTGCTTGATTTGGTGCAATCTGATCAATCTTTTATTGTCAAGGGGCTTCCAAATGATGAAAAGGTGGGACAAAGAAATTTAGGAGTATATACTTATGCATCTGTCTTGACCGCTACAAGCAACTTCTCTGAAGAAAACAAACTTGGAGAGGGGGGATTTGGACCTGTTTATAGG GGAAAATCAGTGACAGGAAGAGACATAGCTGTGAAAAGACTTTCCAGATGTTCAGGGCAAGGAGCATTGGAGTTTAAGAATGAATTGATACTAATATCTGAACTCCAACATACGAACCTTGTTCAACTTTTGGGATTTTGCATCCATGGAGAAGAGAGGATGTTGATATATGAGTATATGCCAAACAAAAGCTTGGACTACTTCTTGTTTG ATTCAACCAGAGCGATGGTACTAGATTGGAATAAGCGTTTCAGTATAATATTAGACGGAATCGCTCAAGGATTGCTTTATTTGCACAAATACTCGAGAGTGAGAGTAATTCATAGAGATTTGAAAGCTAGTAACATACTACTTGATGAAAACATGATTCCCAAAATTTCCGACTTTGGTATGGCAAGGATTTTCTCGCACAATGAACCACAAGCAAATACTAACAGGGTTGTTGGCACATA TGGTTACATGTCTCCTGAGTATGCCATGCGTGGAACTTTCTCCATAAAATCTGATATCTACAGTTTTGGTGTAATGATGCTTGAAATCATAAGTGGCAGGAAAAACAACAGCTTCCACAACGATGATCGAGTGCTCAATATAGTAGGATAT GCATGGGAGTTGTGGAAGGATGGTCGGGGGCTAGAATTAATGGATCCAACACTATCCGATTCTTGTATTGAGGATCAATTTCTAAGATGCATCCATGTCGGTCTGTTATGTGTCGAAGAAAATGCAGTTGATCGGCCCACCATATCGGATATCATCTCTATGCTGACAAATGAAAGCATTTCTCTACCTGTACCTACAAAGCCAGCATTTTGTATAGAAAGAAAAGTTGTCAGGGCTGGTATAGATGGAAACGGATCAGAAATTATATCAGTTAATGGTATGTGCAGTTCTGAATTTGAGGCACGTTAA